Proteins from a single region of Belliella baltica DSM 15883:
- a CDS encoding DUF4221 family protein, with product MIPVIFIFIFSCNDQDYGKFILKELDEIVVPVNDFALSNPGMISIYDSDSGEHVMIYNHVINKLQISEFPSGKLKLNIPLEFESEKRTKRFTGGTLIAEDSIFVTFYPPSLGMINFKGDLTFEQKLPESNYRVSHIGNGSMIPLFKSNGRIYGAQPFLMDHHRMSKEDVQKQQLVYSVSLEEDGAAWHEVFYSPTYWDEGKKLSYFSWAKRGDLIYISPFYDHQIQVFDTKTNQVVNVKTVKSSQVDNFNVVNQMPENESKSVIATLESGQYETFLYDKYRDVFYRVFLPPYPIEKQYEIEELRLMERSRPKTGIMVLDADLNILSEHIFDLFQVHSSDNFLVGKEGLYVSTNNMNSPSFTDDQMSYVKLKLDQ from the coding sequence TTGATACCGGTAATTTTCATTTTCATTTTCTCATGTAATGATCAAGATTATGGAAAATTTATTTTAAAGGAATTGGATGAGATTGTTGTCCCTGTTAATGATTTCGCATTATCCAATCCAGGAATGATTAGTATTTACGACTCAGACTCTGGAGAACATGTAATGATTTACAATCATGTAATCAACAAACTGCAGATTTCAGAATTTCCATCTGGAAAATTGAAATTAAATATTCCATTAGAGTTTGAGAGCGAGAAAAGAACTAAGCGATTTACAGGAGGAACTCTGATTGCTGAAGATTCGATTTTTGTGACATTTTATCCTCCTTCACTTGGAATGATAAATTTTAAAGGTGATTTAACCTTTGAACAAAAATTACCTGAATCTAATTATAGAGTTTCACATATCGGGAATGGGAGCATGATCCCACTTTTCAAATCGAATGGTAGAATTTATGGTGCTCAGCCATTCCTAATGGATCATCATAGAATGTCAAAGGAAGATGTTCAAAAACAGCAGTTGGTTTACAGTGTGAGTTTGGAGGAAGATGGTGCGGCCTGGCATGAAGTTTTTTATAGTCCGACTTATTGGGATGAAGGGAAAAAGCTTTCCTATTTTTCTTGGGCAAAGCGTGGTGATTTGATTTATATTTCTCCATTTTACGATCATCAAATTCAGGTTTTTGATACCAAAACAAATCAAGTTGTAAATGTCAAAACCGTCAAGTCAAGTCAAGTGGATAATTTCAATGTGGTGAATCAAATGCCTGAAAACGAAAGTAAATCAGTAATCGCTACCTTGGAGTCAGGTCAATATGAGACTTTTTTATATGATAAATATAGAGATGTTTTTTATAGAGTTTTCCTCCCACCTTATCCGATCGAAAAGCAGTATGAAATAGAGGAACTTAGATTAATGGAAAGATCAAGACCAAAAACAGGAATCATGGTTCTTGATGCAGATTTGAATATTCTTTCAGAGCATATATTTGATTTATTTCAAGTTCACTCTTCAGATAATTTTCTTGTTGGTAAAGAAGGGCTTTATGTCTCAACTAATAATATGAATAGTCCGAGCTTTACCGATGATCAAATGAGCTATGTTAAGTTGAAACTGGATCAATAA
- a CDS encoding DEAD/DEAH box helicase, translating into MSDSTPSFENFKLNKQLLEAVKEAGYTKPTPIQEKAIPLALAGHDVLGIAQTGTGKTAAYVLPILFKAKYAQGQHPRVLILAPTRELCMQIEEAVIDFGKFTDLRFVCLYGGLGPKPQIEKLKAGVDIIISTPGRFMDLYKKGEIFVREIKTMVMDEADKMLDMGFTPQIRAILEVIPTKRQNLLFSATFSEKVERLSTEFLEFPERVEISAQATTAETIYQIKYLVPNIKTKTNLLEHILADENVKRVIVFTKSRKNAESVFTYLSRKNLGEIRVIHANKGQNTRINSMEDFKAGDVRILVATDVAARGLDITMVSHVINFDVPLIYEDYVHRIGRTGRAEQDGAAITFVNPAEIYHFERIEEIIRMTVMEANIPDEVSITPTPFIEKQIYDREIDGQKRKENPDFKGGFHEKKAIPRPNPNKPKEKRGNKNSKAKRNRNQMKTQGKWKKKGG; encoded by the coding sequence ATGTCCGATAGCACTCCATCTTTTGAAAATTTTAAATTAAATAAACAGCTTTTAGAAGCAGTCAAAGAGGCAGGCTACACCAAACCTACCCCAATTCAGGAAAAAGCTATACCACTTGCTTTAGCTGGACATGATGTTTTAGGTATTGCGCAGACCGGAACAGGCAAGACCGCAGCCTATGTGCTACCGATTTTATTTAAAGCAAAATATGCTCAAGGACAACATCCGAGAGTTCTAATCCTTGCTCCAACACGTGAACTTTGCATGCAAATTGAGGAAGCTGTGATTGATTTTGGGAAATTCACAGACTTGAGATTTGTATGTCTTTATGGTGGACTTGGCCCTAAACCGCAAATCGAAAAATTAAAAGCAGGAGTTGATATTATCATTTCGACCCCAGGCAGATTTATGGATCTGTACAAAAAAGGTGAAATCTTCGTCCGTGAAATCAAAACCATGGTCATGGATGAAGCCGATAAGATGCTAGACATGGGATTCACCCCACAAATCAGAGCAATTCTAGAAGTGATCCCTACCAAAAGACAAAACCTTCTTTTCTCTGCCACTTTCAGTGAAAAAGTAGAACGACTTTCTACAGAATTTTTAGAATTTCCTGAAAGGGTAGAAATCTCAGCACAAGCGACAACAGCTGAGACCATTTATCAGATCAAGTATCTTGTCCCAAATATCAAAACCAAAACAAATCTCCTTGAACACATTCTAGCAGACGAAAATGTAAAACGAGTGATCGTTTTTACCAAATCGAGAAAAAATGCGGAATCTGTTTTTACATATTTAAGCAGGAAAAATCTTGGAGAAATCCGTGTGATTCACGCCAACAAAGGACAAAATACACGGATCAACTCCATGGAGGATTTTAAAGCGGGTGATGTAAGAATTCTGGTTGCAACAGACGTGGCGGCAAGAGGGCTTGACATCACCATGGTGAGTCATGTGATCAATTTTGATGTGCCTTTGATCTATGAAGATTATGTTCACCGAATTGGAAGAACAGGTCGCGCAGAGCAAGATGGTGCGGCCATTACTTTTGTCAATCCTGCGGAAATCTATCACTTCGAAAGGATAGAAGAAATCATCCGAATGACTGTTATGGAAGCCAACATTCCAGATGAAGTTTCCATTACTCCAACGCCATTTATAGAAAAACAAATCTATGATCGTGAGATTGATGGTCAGAAGCGGAAGGAAAACCCTGATTTCAAAGGGGGCTTTCACGAGAAAAAAGCGATCCCAAGACCCAACCCCAACAAGCCAAAAGAAAAACGTGGAAACAAAAACTCTAAGGCCAAACGCAACAGAAACCAAATGAAAACCCAAGGGAAATGGAAGAAGAAAGGGGGGTAG
- a CDS encoding dihydroorotase — protein sequence MKSILITGANIVNEGKITPLDILIQDGLFYNVGNDLSEFDADIKIDAKGKYIFPGLIDDQVHFREPGLTHKADIYTESKSAVAGGITTYMEMPNTVPQATTIELLEDKYKIASEKSLANYSFYLGATNDNIDEILKVDPENVCGIKVFQGSSTGNMLVDNQESLKRIFSECKLLIATHSENDNIIKENLEKYKAEFGEDIPTEYHPKIRTEEACYDASKRVVDLARQYGSKLHVLHISTAREVELFDNRLPLEEKRITAEACVHHLWFSEEDYQEKGNFIKWNPAIKTAEDRAGILKGVLEGNIDVIATDHAPHTLEEKSEKYLKAPSGGPLAQHSLVALLDLYHDRKIRLEEIAQKTSHNVAILFEIEKRGYIRPGYHADLVIVDLDSPWEVNRENVLSKCGWSPFEGHTFKSKITHTIVSGHLAYDNGTFNEEKKGERIKFSRK from the coding sequence ATGAAAAGTATCTTGATCACCGGTGCAAATATAGTAAATGAAGGCAAGATTACCCCTCTAGATATTCTTATCCAAGATGGCTTATTTTATAATGTTGGAAATGATCTGTCAGAATTTGATGCGGATATCAAAATTGATGCAAAGGGAAAATACATTTTTCCTGGCCTTATTGATGATCAAGTTCATTTTAGAGAGCCAGGATTGACGCATAAGGCTGACATTTATACAGAAAGTAAATCTGCCGTAGCAGGCGGGATCACCACTTATATGGAAATGCCCAATACTGTTCCTCAAGCTACTACGATAGAATTGCTTGAAGACAAATACAAAATCGCATCCGAAAAATCTTTGGCGAATTATTCTTTTTATTTAGGGGCAACCAATGATAATATTGATGAAATTTTAAAAGTAGATCCAGAAAATGTTTGTGGGATTAAGGTTTTTCAAGGTTCATCCACCGGGAATATGCTGGTCGATAATCAAGAAAGTCTCAAAAGAATTTTTTCTGAATGTAAACTCTTGATCGCTACACACAGTGAAAATGACAATATCATCAAAGAAAATCTAGAAAAGTACAAAGCAGAGTTTGGTGAAGATATCCCGACTGAATATCATCCTAAAATTCGAACAGAGGAGGCCTGTTACGATGCATCAAAAAGAGTAGTAGATTTAGCGAGACAGTATGGATCCAAATTGCATGTTTTACATATAAGTACAGCCCGGGAAGTCGAGCTGTTTGATAATCGATTACCTCTAGAGGAAAAAAGGATCACAGCAGAAGCTTGTGTTCACCACCTTTGGTTTTCGGAGGAAGATTATCAAGAGAAGGGAAATTTTATCAAATGGAATCCAGCGATCAAAACTGCTGAAGATAGAGCAGGGATATTAAAGGGTGTTCTGGAAGGTAATATAGATGTGATTGCGACAGATCATGCGCCGCATACATTGGAAGAGAAAAGCGAAAAGTATCTCAAAGCTCCATCTGGAGGCCCTTTGGCACAGCACAGCTTAGTCGCTTTATTGGATCTATACCATGACCGCAAGATTAGACTTGAGGAGATAGCTCAAAAGACGAGTCATAATGTTGCGATTTTATTTGAAATCGAAAAAAGGGGATATATCAGACCAGGATACCATGCGGATTTGGTCATTGTAGATTTAGATAGTCCATGGGAAGTAAATAGAGAAAATGTACTATCTAAATGTGGTTGGTCACCTTTTGAAGGCCATACATTCAAGTCAAAAATCACGCATACGATCGTTTCGGGTCACTTGGCGTACGATAATGGTACATTCAATGAAGAAAAGAAAGGAGAGCGAATAAAATTTTCAAGAAAATAA